In Candidatus Sysuiplasma jiujiangense, a single genomic region encodes these proteins:
- a CDS encoding 30S ribosomal protein S7, protein MPDDDIDIENESEEEQKEKNEEPEQVLLYNALLFGKYDLSEVIVSDPGLLRYINLTPIYVPHTSGKHANKNFGKTKVNIVERLANQMMRTENYTGKKSKSLKTVEKAFEIISSKTGKNPVQILVNAIEHSAPREEITRLQFGGISVPKAVDVSSSRRLDLALRYICLGAVGASHGSTKSIEQCLADEIVLASNGDMTSSAVSKRDEIERVAMSAR, encoded by the coding sequence ATGCCCGACGATGATATTGATATTGAAAATGAATCTGAAGAAGAGCAAAAGGAAAAAAACGAAGAGCCCGAGCAGGTACTTCTCTACAATGCGCTTCTTTTCGGAAAGTACGATCTGTCAGAGGTCATCGTCTCCGATCCTGGCCTTTTGAGGTACATAAACCTGACTCCGATATATGTCCCGCATACATCGGGCAAGCATGCCAACAAAAATTTTGGTAAAACTAAAGTGAATATTGTCGAAAGACTTGCAAACCAGATGATGAGAACCGAAAACTACACAGGCAAGAAAAGCAAGTCGCTTAAGACCGTAGAGAAGGCTTTTGAAATTATAAGTTCAAAAACCGGTAAGAATCCTGTGCAGATCCTTGTAAACGCGATCGAGCATTCCGCTCCCAGAGAGGAAATAACCAGGCTTCAGTTTGGTGGCATATCTGTGCCAAAGGCAGTAGATGTGTCGTCCTCCAGGAGGCTGGATTTGGCACTGAGGTACATTTGTCTTGGAGCGGTCGGTGCTTCACATGGATCTACCAAATCAATAGAGCAGTGTCTGGCAGATGAAATAGTTCTCGCATCAAACGGCGACATGACAAGTTCGGCTGTTTCAAAGAGAGATGAGATTGAGAGAGTCGCAATGTCGGCTCGCTGA
- a CDS encoding 30S ribosomal protein S12, with product MARGMNTARKLNNSRKKFRWSERAYKRRILRLKEKSDPLEGAPQARGIVLEKVGIEAKQPNSAIRKCVKVQLIKNGRQITAFAVGDGAINFIDEHDEVLVEGIGGRMGRSYGDIPGVRFKVIKVNNVSLNEMVRGRKEKPVR from the coding sequence ATGGCCCGTGGCATGAACACTGCTAGGAAATTAAACAACAGCAGGAAAAAATTCAGATGGAGCGAAAGAGCCTACAAGAGGAGAATTCTCAGGCTCAAGGAGAAGTCGGATCCCCTTGAGGGGGCACCACAGGCCAGGGGCATCGTTCTGGAGAAGGTAGGCATTGAGGCGAAACAGCCCAATTCTGCGATACGAAAATGCGTCAAGGTGCAGTTAATCAAGAACGGAAGGCAGATAACCGCTTTTGCCGTTGGTGATGGCGCCATAAATTTTATTGATGAACACGATGAGGTGCTGGTCGAAGGCATTGGAGGCAGGATGGGAAGGTCATATGGTGATATCCCAGGCGTAAGATTCAAGGTCATCAAGGTGAACAACGTTTCTCTGAATGAGATGGTACGAGGCAGAAAAGAAAAACCGGTCAGGTGA
- a CDS encoding transposase, whose translation MPFYSLMSMTEYKAMWKNVPVVYAGEAYTSKQCHVCHDMGS comes from the coding sequence ATGCCGTTCTACAGCCTGATGTCCATGACGGAATACAAGGCGATGTGGAAGAATGTGCCGGTCGTCTATGCCGGCGAGGCATACACATCAAAGCAGTGCCATGTCTGTCATGATATGGGGAGTTGA
- a CDS encoding arsenate reductase ArsC: MPGKLLFVCVENAGRSIMAEAFAKAIGLQAESAGTVPASSPNPVVVQVMSEIGLDVSASKPKMLTRRMIEDAEMVITMGCSVEQACPKPMIAEMNKKLVDWALEDPKGKSIDEVRKIRDEIQRRVSTISVF, encoded by the coding sequence TTGCCGGGAAAATTGCTTTTTGTTTGTGTTGAGAATGCGGGCAGAAGCATTATGGCTGAAGCTTTCGCGAAGGCGATTGGACTGCAAGCGGAGAGCGCAGGAACCGTCCCTGCATCAAGCCCAAATCCGGTGGTTGTGCAGGTTATGTCGGAAATAGGATTGGATGTTTCAGCAAGTAAACCAAAAATGCTGACACGGAGGATGATTGAAGATGCAGAAATGGTAATAACCATGGGGTGCTCCGTGGAACAGGCCTGTCCGAAACCGATGATTGCTGAAATGAATAAAAAACTTGTTGACTGGGCACTGGAAGATCCAAAGGGAAAATCGATTGATGAGGTTAGAAAAATTAGGGATGAAATCCAGAGGAGGGTTTCAACCATCAGTGTGTTTTAA
- a CDS encoding ArsR family transcriptional regulator, with amino-acid sequence METCIPRKITIDPNQESLSGLVSVFSALAEPARLLIVRILALYGETCTCEIASALKLSQPTVTHHLKTLEEAGIIYRRPQGKWTYFGLTGERISDVILLTDSIYRNRKQHVNGKIDNRLSEPTVTVRTTAAG; translated from the coding sequence ATGGAAACATGCATTCCACGGAAAATTACAATTGACCCAAATCAGGAATCACTATCCGGGCTGGTTTCGGTATTCAGTGCTCTGGCAGAACCTGCCAGGCTGCTGATAGTGCGAATACTTGCATTGTATGGAGAAACCTGCACCTGCGAGATTGCTTCCGCCCTGAAGCTGTCACAGCCAACTGTAACGCATCATCTTAAAACGCTTGAGGAAGCAGGCATAATATATAGAAGGCCGCAGGGAAAATGGACATATTTTGGCCTGACGGGGGAAAGGATAAGCGACGTGATACTTCTCACAGATTCGATTTACCGAAACAGGAAACAGCACGTTAATGGGAAAATCGATAACAGACTGTCCGAACCGACAGTGACAGTCAGAACTACAGCTGCCGGCTGA
- the arsD gene encoding arsenite efflux transporter metallochaperone ArsD codes for MSNSEHSRKELRVFYPDMKYSGSEATSSERVFEVYDPPMCCSTGVCGPSVDTVLIEFAQNLEWLKRKGVDVVRYNLSQQPGAFVQNSEVSRLLSAEGNGCLPITMLNGKVVTSRSYPGRDELARILDLE; via the coding sequence ATGAGTAATTCAGAACATTCAAGGAAAGAATTGAGAGTGTTTTATCCTGATATGAAATATTCCGGAAGTGAGGCGACCAGCTCAGAAAGGGTCTTTGAGGTGTACGATCCTCCTATGTGTTGTTCCACCGGTGTCTGCGGTCCTTCTGTGGACACAGTGCTTATTGAGTTTGCCCAAAACTTGGAGTGGCTGAAAAGGAAGGGGGTGGATGTTGTCAGATACAACCTCTCACAGCAGCCCGGAGCGTTTGTTCAGAATTCTGAAGTCAGCAGACTGCTGTCTGCGGAGGGAAACGGCTGCCTTCCAATAACCATGCTTAACGGAAAGGTTGTAACTTCAAGATCTTATCCCGGGCGAGACGAACTGGCAAGAATCCTTGATTTGGAGTGA
- the arsA gene encoding arsenical pump-driving ATPase: protein MKLSGAVRRFVFFTGKGGVGKTTVASAVAVSLADEGKRVLLISTDPASNLDEIFGIPLTSSPSQIPGISTLFALNINPETAAVNYRERIVGPYRSLLPKDAVMSIEEQLSGACTMEVATFDEFSKFLGDPQATDKFDHIIFDTAPTGHTMRLLSLPAAWSDFLSSSSSITTCLGPLAGLREQKILYGRARNRLTDSAMTTMVLVSRPDKSALFEAERTSLELSAQGISNQYLVLNGVFETDESGDPTAIEICEQQQDAIEKMPEGLKHLERFDFALQPFNPIGVGELRAFMSGKAKAEASNGQYGIDMQYMPSFENMIDALAVEGYGIIMTMGKGGVGKTTVASMIAVALSNRGYSVHLTTTDPAGKFYMDPLPPNLRVSKIDAELETAAYVQDVLRISAPGLDDEGMKLLEEDLRSPCTQEIAVFRAFSEVVAEGENGFVVIDTAPTGHTLLLLDAAESYHREVLRSTGNSPENIKRLLPRLRDRKLTKIVIVTLPEPTPVHEAAQLQSDMIRAGITPFAWIVNRSLIPLHIQDHTLAHRRAGELRYFAEVAGISNRTFLVGWKTERNI from the coding sequence TTGAAATTGTCAGGCGCCGTCAGGCGGTTTGTATTCTTTACTGGCAAGGGGGGAGTAGGAAAAACTACTGTTGCCTCTGCAGTCGCAGTATCTCTTGCTGATGAAGGGAAAAGAGTTCTCCTCATCAGCACCGATCCTGCCTCCAACCTAGATGAAATATTCGGCATACCGCTTACATCCTCCCCGTCACAGATACCAGGCATTTCTACATTATTTGCTCTCAATATAAATCCCGAAACTGCCGCGGTCAATTACAGGGAACGTATCGTGGGACCTTACCGTTCACTTCTGCCAAAAGATGCTGTGATGAGTATCGAGGAACAGCTCTCCGGCGCATGCACGATGGAAGTTGCGACGTTTGATGAGTTTTCAAAATTTCTTGGCGATCCGCAGGCAACCGATAAATTTGATCACATCATATTCGATACGGCACCAACAGGTCACACAATGAGACTGTTGTCACTCCCGGCAGCCTGGTCAGATTTTCTCAGTTCGAGTTCATCCATAACAACATGCCTCGGTCCTCTAGCCGGACTGCGCGAACAGAAGATACTTTACGGCAGGGCAAGAAACAGGCTCACTGACAGCGCAATGACAACCATGGTTCTGGTGTCTCGTCCTGACAAGTCAGCGTTGTTTGAGGCGGAGCGCACCAGCTTAGAGCTCAGTGCCCAGGGCATCTCCAATCAGTATCTTGTGCTGAATGGCGTTTTTGAAACTGATGAAAGTGGTGATCCGACTGCCATCGAGATCTGTGAACAGCAACAGGATGCAATTGAGAAAATGCCGGAGGGTCTGAAGCATCTTGAAAGATTCGATTTCGCTCTCCAGCCATTCAACCCCATAGGTGTAGGGGAACTCAGGGCATTTATGAGTGGCAAAGCCAAGGCGGAGGCATCAAACGGTCAGTACGGGATCGACATGCAGTACATGCCTTCTTTCGAGAACATGATTGATGCACTGGCAGTCGAGGGTTATGGAATAATAATGACTATGGGCAAGGGAGGAGTGGGAAAAACTACTGTCGCCTCGATGATTGCTGTAGCACTTTCCAATCGTGGATATTCAGTTCATCTGACAACTACCGATCCTGCAGGCAAATTCTATATGGATCCGCTGCCTCCTAATCTCCGGGTCAGCAAAATAGACGCTGAACTGGAAACGGCCGCATATGTGCAGGATGTACTCAGAATTTCTGCCCCCGGGCTGGACGACGAGGGAATGAAACTGCTTGAGGAAGATCTCAGATCGCCATGTACTCAGGAAATTGCTGTATTCCGTGCTTTCTCTGAGGTCGTGGCCGAAGGCGAAAACGGATTCGTGGTAATCGATACGGCACCAACGGGCCATACGCTGCTCCTTCTGGATGCAGCAGAATCATATCACAGGGAAGTTCTACGCTCGACTGGAAATTCACCGGAAAACATCAAAAGACTACTCCCGCGGCTGAGAGACCGGAAACTTACAAAAATAGTCATCGTTACTCTTCCGGAACCAACACCCGTCCATGAGGCAGCGCAGCTTCAATCAGACATGATTAGAGCAGGCATAACACCGTTTGCATGGATAGTAAACCGCAGTCTCATCCCACTGCACATTCAGGATCATACGCTGGCCCATCGGAGGGCAGGGGAACTACGGTATTTTGCCGAGGTTGCAGGCATTTCAAACCGCACTTTTCTGGTAGGATGGAAGACAGAAAGGAATATTTAA
- a CDS encoding aldehyde dehydrogenase family protein translates to MVKEYGIFVNGEWAGSSSDKSFETLNPATGEVLARFPRGNKADIETAVKSAEKGFKVWRDVPAPVRGEILLKAAWNLEKKKEELARLVSTEMGKVLAEGRGEVQEAIDFFKYMSGEGRRLLGETTPSELPDKFNMTVRLPKGPVAMITPWNFPVSIPSWKMGAALISGCSLVLKPASDTPLCAARFIEMVNEAGFPPGVINMVTGTGSEVGNALINHPSIRALSFTGGVETGREVYTQGARRLIQVHLELGGKNPMIIMDDANLELGIEGLIFGAFGTSGQRCTATSRLIIQDGVYSEFMDSFIDRVEKLKLGNPLDETVDMGPVINRNAMKNIMEYIDIGQKEGGKIATGGKSISDGTFSKGNFIQPTVIETKHGTRVSTEEIFGPVLSVIKVGSFKEAIEVANGVQYGLSSAIYTRDINKAFRAINALECGITYINAPTIGAEIHLPFGGVKNTGTGGREAGTSAIEEFTELKSVFIDYSDMLQKAQIDTDRRVKEKITPT, encoded by the coding sequence GTGGTAAAGGAATACGGCATCTTTGTTAACGGCGAATGGGCCGGCAGTTCGAGCGACAAATCATTTGAAACGCTGAATCCTGCTACAGGTGAAGTACTTGCCAGGTTTCCGAGAGGAAACAAGGCAGATATTGAGACGGCTGTAAAATCCGCTGAGAAGGGATTCAAAGTATGGAGGGATGTCCCTGCTCCTGTCAGGGGAGAGATACTTCTTAAGGCAGCTTGGAACCTTGAGAAGAAAAAGGAGGAACTTGCCAGACTTGTTTCAACCGAAATGGGAAAAGTCCTTGCTGAGGGAAGAGGAGAGGTGCAGGAGGCTATTGATTTTTTCAAGTACATGTCGGGTGAGGGAAGAAGACTTCTTGGAGAAACAACCCCATCAGAACTTCCGGATAAATTCAACATGACCGTGAGACTTCCAAAGGGCCCCGTCGCAATGATAACTCCATGGAATTTTCCTGTTTCCATACCTTCCTGGAAGATGGGTGCAGCATTGATTTCCGGGTGCTCTCTTGTACTCAAGCCTGCGAGCGACACCCCTCTCTGCGCAGCAAGATTTATTGAGATGGTGAATGAAGCCGGCTTTCCTCCGGGCGTCATAAATATGGTCACCGGCACAGGATCTGAAGTTGGAAACGCTCTGATAAATCATCCTTCGATACGAGCTCTGTCTTTCACAGGTGGGGTAGAAACAGGAAGAGAGGTATACACACAGGGAGCAAGGCGGCTGATACAGGTACATCTTGAACTGGGAGGGAAGAATCCGATGATAATAATGGATGACGCGAACCTGGAACTCGGGATTGAAGGACTTATATTCGGCGCGTTCGGAACCTCCGGCCAGCGATGCACTGCCACCAGCAGGCTGATTATTCAGGATGGCGTTTACAGCGAATTCATGGACAGTTTCATAGACCGTGTCGAAAAATTGAAGTTAGGGAATCCGCTCGATGAAACCGTCGATATGGGCCCCGTGATAAACAGAAACGCCATGAAGAATATCATGGAATACATAGACATCGGACAAAAGGAAGGGGGCAAAATTGCCACAGGCGGCAAATCCATCAGCGATGGAACTTTTTCAAAGGGCAATTTTATTCAACCAACTGTGATTGAGACAAAACATGGCACACGCGTCAGCACCGAAGAAATTTTCGGTCCGGTACTGTCTGTAATAAAGGTCGGCAGTTTCAAAGAAGCCATCGAAGTTGCAAATGGAGTGCAATACGGTCTGTCATCTGCAATTTACACCAGAGATATAAACAAGGCATTCAGGGCAATCAATGCGCTTGAGTGCGGAATAACATACATCAATGCACCGACCATCGGAGCAGAAATTCATCTTCCTTTTGGAGGCGTCAAGAATACGGGTACCGGTGGCAGGGAGGCAGGGACATCCGCAATAGAGGAGTTCACGGAACTGAAAAGCGTGTTCATTGATTACAGCGACATGCTACAGAAGGCACAGATTGACACTGACAGAAGAGTAAAGGAAAAAATTACTCCAACCTGA
- a CDS encoding DUF99 family protein codes for MKRQSRVVAFDDGKFGFREGVVPVVGIIARLPSYVEGALVTECTIDGMDSTQNICKTILRSRFLEQLRAVLLDGIACGGFNVFDLGKINSVTGLPVLSVTRKLPNLDAMRAALQKYFDDWEERYRIIREYESIPVKSGKLKIHASWVGLDREDAVSLLKASIFRGNYPEALRLAHIFASAITRGESRGKA; via the coding sequence ATGAAAAGACAGTCCAGAGTAGTTGCGTTTGATGACGGGAAATTCGGCTTCAGGGAGGGCGTGGTCCCGGTTGTGGGCATCATAGCCAGACTCCCCTCATATGTGGAAGGTGCTCTTGTAACGGAGTGCACTATAGACGGAATGGACTCCACCCAGAATATATGCAAGACAATACTCAGATCGAGATTTCTGGAACAGCTCAGAGCCGTGCTTCTCGATGGCATAGCCTGCGGCGGATTTAATGTATTCGACCTCGGGAAAATCAACAGCGTCACGGGTCTGCCTGTTTTGAGCGTAACACGCAAATTGCCGAATCTCGACGCAATGCGCGCTGCGCTTCAAAAGTATTTTGACGACTGGGAGGAGAGGTACAGGATTATAAGAGAGTACGAGAGCATTCCAGTCAAGTCAGGAAAGTTGAAAATACACGCAAGCTGGGTGGGCTTAGACAGGGAGGACGCGGTTTCTCTCCTGAAAGCGTCCATATTCAGAGGCAACTATCCCGAGGCTCTGAGACTTGCACATATTTTCGCCAGTGCGATTACTAGAGGAGAATCGCGGGGCAAGGCATGA
- the pth2 gene encoding peptidyl-tRNA hydrolase Pth2 codes for MLSRDDVDFHYKLVVAVRTDLKLSAGKTAVQVAHAAVSCAVQCLQKEKKKFSSWMDEGQRKIVVRVKNLEELHALREDARRNGLITSLIADAGLTEIPAGTVTCVGIGPAENQEIDTVTGNLPLL; via the coding sequence ATGCTCTCGAGGGATGATGTTGACTTTCATTACAAGCTTGTGGTCGCTGTAAGAACAGATTTGAAACTGAGCGCAGGAAAAACTGCAGTCCAGGTGGCGCATGCGGCTGTGAGCTGCGCTGTGCAGTGCCTCCAGAAGGAAAAAAAGAAATTTTCCTCATGGATGGATGAAGGGCAGAGGAAGATTGTGGTCAGGGTCAAAAATCTCGAGGAACTCCATGCACTGAGAGAGGATGCCAGGAGAAACGGGCTGATAACCAGCCTTATTGCGGATGCCGGTCTTACAGAAATACCAGCCGGAACTGTTACGTGCGTGGGCATCGGTCCTGCAGAGAATCAGGAAATAGACACTGTGACCGGGAATCTCCCGCTGCTGTGA